gttttaatattttttttatttgtcatgcTCTCCAcagtttaaattatatatatatatatatatatatatttcatattcttagtaattttaattcataattttatatatttataataaataattcttaGTGAGATTTTTCCATATTTTGCCATAATTTTAAttcataatttaattattttgaaaaacttatttgtcatattccaTGATTTAGGCTGAGTcagtatttttaataaataatttctaaatttttagttttaaaacatttttagtgattatttaataaatattcacatTATATTCAGGGATAATTATGATTAAcgaatattatcaaattttagcaataattttatagttttcatcttatgtttattttagttatataaaatCAGTTGATGTTTGTATTAATTGTTCTTAAATGACGTTTGTTTCTAATTTATATCATCGAATTATCTTACCAATCAAAAATATGAGTCTAAAGAATGCAATCTTTtgccattatttttttttacaaaacagcTTTTATTagacatatataattattatttttaatttataaaattttagttaaatagaaatatgtttttaatcattGTAGATTTTGTTAATATGTGTCACTACAAACTCCGATAAAAggaaattcatataaaatgcgaataaatttttaatgaagAGGTGATAGGTTTTATAGATTTATCTTTTATGTTAGTTTAcagtattaataaaattttattatattattatgatgATGATACTTTTATATGTGTGGTTTGGTGATAGAATAAATGAAAAGTTTTGTAAGTATCAAAACATTTTATCTATGTTGTGTTGGAGTAAATAAAGTAAATTTTATCTTCtacttaatttaatatttgaaattaattaaaaaatcaaatcaaaattaaaaattatgttaaaatttgatttatttggatatatattagTCCGCACAAGTGTGCGGGTCATCATCTAGTAAATCAGTAATTAAACAGACAGATTAAATAActgcaattttttttcataaattagaATTActtaattttgtataaaattataattacatCATTATTACACATTATATTACACATAATAATTTGTATAGAAATTATAAATGGGTTATGTAAATCAAAATCCGTGGCCCAATTTTAATGGGTTTTGTAACTGTTTCCCTGTTCTTTCAATATTTATAAGAGGATGGCGATAGAAACGATTGTGGGGAAGGAAAaagtttttagttaaaaaaattgttgaaaaatATGAGGGCATATTTTACGGGATTAAGGAGTTAGATGGCCAAATTTCGAAATTGATTTTAGAATAATTGATTTGATTCCTGGAATGTTCTTGTTTTAttggataaataattaaaaaaaatagatatgcTCCATATTATTAAGATACAATCGATTATTAACTATGGTATTAAGGTTACATATTATTAGCTATCGATAATATGGTGTTAAAGTccagaaaaatatattagttgctAATTTAACTCATAGTAAATAATGGTCCCGATTActaggaaaaaaaattgtaaaaaaaggaaattagatataaatagaggtgttttaatagaatagataaagaTCAGTTTCTGGGTACCTTCGGAAGACATGTCTCTCAGACCTTAAGTATTCTTCAAACATGAACATCAGGCCGTTAACTTCATCCTGATCAATGACAAgaataaaatgaatcaaaacgACAATCTCTTTCAAATGTTTTCCAAAAGTTAATTTTCCATTATCATCCACACACCTCGGGTCTTGCCCAATTTTCGGTGGAGAAAGCAAAGAGGGAGACAGTGTTTATCCCCATAGAAAAACAGTCCTTAACATTCTCCATTAGCTTCCTCGCTCCGGCCTTATGACCTTTCGATGTCCCTAGTCCTCGTTTCTTCGCCCAACGTCGGTTTCCGTCCAATATAATCGCCACATGCTTCGGCAGTCTCTTCTCTCCCATTATTGTACCACTACCATTTAGTTAAGAACaaacagagtttacaatatcactgttttgtttttttttctgtttatcATATCAATTCAAGTAACAATTTAAACTTCAATATAATTTGATGAAGTCAGATATTAGAGTAAGACATGTCACTTATTTAAGGACGACCATGATTAACCTTGGTCTCTTAATTGGGGTTTTTAGTTTTGGGTAGgagacggttcttaacttttcttagattttaactaaaaaagcctaagaaccgtctcttaaataagagatataagaccATGATATTCCGGGGTTCTTAGAGCATATCTCCAATGGAGTATCTAAGAAGGATTAATGGCATGGTTCTACCTAATTAAATGCCGAAAATTAAATCAGAAAGAGAAAAATTAGGTAGATATGGTTCTAAAATTGGATGTTTTGGAACCacttctaacctaatatgtgTCAATGTCTGAttgattaagtttttttttttttaaaacccacttgttctctctctctctgatttcGCGGAAAATTTCCCagcaaactctctctcttttcatGGCGGAATCACCAAAGTACATTGAGCCCTATGATTGCAGAGAAGCTGTAGCGATTTcgccaaaactctctctctctttcgttATGTTGAACCCGGGATTACAGAGAATCCCGCCCGTGTTTAAACCCTCCGACGAGCCCTCCGGCAGCCATGTACGGCGGAGGTGCGTTTCTTCTTCAAACCACGAATTCTCCTTCAAGCGAGTCCAATCGGTATACTCTTatactctctctctatcttctgATTCTCTATCTACCTAGGGTTTTAATCGAAATCCCAATTTTTCACAGGTCAGAAAATCAGCAGGTCCATTCGATGCACTAATCTGCGTCGGCCAATTCTTCCCCGATTCACCGGAGCTTCTAGACGAGTTTCTGGATTACGTCGAAGGCCGAGCTAGCTCAGGTCCTGATTCCTACTTACTTCACCGGAGACTACGGCGTCTCCGCCCCCAAAATCCTATCCGCGACCTCGAAGAAAACTGAGAATCAAGGGTTTAAGATGGACGGGCTCGTGGTGGCACACAACTTGTTTTGGTTAAGAGGACGTGGGAAGTTCACTCTTCATGGTAACAGTGTTTTTCTGATATTGATTAAAGAATCAAATTTTGTTGTTTGTGAACGTTGCTGATATGATTTGGTTATGTGTTTTAGGTTTGTCTGTTGCTTACTTATCTGGTACGGAGTCATCCGATGGTCAGTTTGGGAAGTAAAGTCAAGATGATGTTGATGCTCTTCGTGCTCTTGCTGATGATTCTGGagttgttgatttgtttttgacatatctttttttgaacttttgatgGATGGATTGGTTTATTTATGTTCATGTTTTTAGTAATTGTTGGTCCTTAATTAGTTTATTTACTAATGAATGGCCTGTGGGAGTCACGAACAGAGCTGCGGAGTCTGATATTCCTGCAGAGGTTTCTGATTCGTCTTGTTGTGATTCCAATGTTTCTTAATTGGTGAAGGAAGTTAAACCTCGGTAAGTGTTTTTTTGGTTCTTGAATTGTTGTTACTGGGAGTTGTTGATAAGTTTGGAACTTATTTGTTGTttatgtttgtgtgttttgttgCAGTTATCACATTGCAGGTTCGATGGGGGGTGTTCTATGCCCGTGAACCTTACTTGAACGTTGATTCTAGTCATGTAACTCGCTTTCTTTGCCTTGCTCAAgttggaaacaaaaacaaacaggTGTGTTCTTTGATAGTTACTCTTGTCCCAAGAGCTTGGTACTTATTGGTCACACCTAACACTCTTGGTAGTTAGCTTTAATTTACTTAAGTGCTCAATGCGTGGTAGAGTCTAGTATCTTGGTAGTTAGCTTTAATTAGGTTGTGATGAAAGTAATCTATTATTAcaagttttcaaatttttgaatcttAGAACCTTTAATTGGTTCTATCATTGGAAGGTTTAAAACTAAACAAGTATCTAAactttttaatttgattattttcaattaaaaatttgttttagaaCTCTAAGACCATATCTAttgttggagatggtcttagagtggggttcttagcggaagttaagaactattttttaacttccgctaagaacctcatcataagaactccgggttaatcatgctctaaaaaccgtctcttagccgaaaagtgtaaaaaagaaaaaagaatgtcaaatcatgagttaataACTCCTGCTAAAACATCGGGGTTAATCATGTTCATAACCGCGTAAATAGTTTTTTGGGTGCAACTCGCGTAAATGGTTTCTAGCAATATGACTCACACGCTTCAATAAGATAAAAgctataaataaaatgaataaatcaCATAGTTTTCTTGATTTGGTTGGTTGATAACATACTTTGATACTCTGAAATCTACGCGTGGTTGTCGAATCCAgagtttgtaaaatattttagattagaCTCAAGGAGACCGGTTAATTTAGCACAAGAATAAACCAGAGTTTAGCACGTAAAAGCTATGATTAACAAAAGGAGACTACCGTTTGTCGTTCCTCTCTTCCTCATCCTCGTTCCTGGAAGCTGTGAGTTTGATGAATCTGAGGATGTTTCTGAAGGAGAGAGGAACACTTAGTCGACGAGAGATGAAGAGACCAGGGATGAGAACAAGAGcaaaaaaagtcaaaacaatAGAGAACATATACaccatttttgttttgtctttgtttcAGTATTTTAGAACCGAAGCACTCGACTACGAACTTAAAGAGGTTCAAGTTCAAAGACGCACATGATTAATGGAACGTTTTCCGGCTCGCTATCTGTCTCTTCTTGATGCTACGCAAAGACAGGTCCTACGAAGGTTTAATACGATCTTACGACACTTGAAAATACTAAATGgttagttgaaaaaaaaaaaatactaaatggTTTTGCATGTGATTTGCTTATTAAGTTAAGACATTTTTATGAGCCCAGATTTGGACTTGgatcaatataattatataactttACATTACATCAATGAAGTCTCGTAAAGTATTAAATAAACTGAGGTATggtgttttagaaaaaaacaccaaacagGTATGATGGAAACTTCTTACGTTCACtagcaaaaagaaaaggaaagggTATATGATGTTAACATTAATGTCGAAGCTAGCCGTATAGATATCATATAGCTATTCACATTTTGTTTGCGTGCATATAGTATCATTCTTCTAATATGAAAGAGCTCCTTTTCATTGTAGTAGTTGTTGTTGCTTGATTCAAAGTCAATCTAGAATTTAGGAATAATAGGGTTTCTGGTTTAACTTAACGTAGTTGTTTCCTAGTTATTAAgagtttattatttatcttttataatcatgggtaatctatttttttataaattcagtattttataattgtatttCTTAAGCTTTTTAATCAACTTAATATTTTAGCTTCCTTTCTCTGAAATCTCCCAACaattatggtatcagagcaaagcAAAATTTCAGGTTTTAATCCtcgttaaaaagaaagaaaaaataagaagaagaagaagaaacgatgGCTAGCAACGGTTCACCGCATGCCCTTGTTCCGATTTTCAAAGGTGAAAAGTATCATATATGGAGTCTCAAGATGAAGAATATGTTCCGATTGCAAGAATTATGGGATCTGGCCGAATCTGGTTTTGAAGATGATAATCCAGAAGAACCTGATCAATCTCTacggaagagaagaaagaaagatgcaaaagcATTATTCTTCATCCAAACGGCATTGGATGATGATATACTCTCAAGGATCTCTGCAGCAAACACAGCTCATGAAGCGTGGGAGATTCTGAAGCATGATTATATGGGAGCACAAAAAGTGATCCTggtgaagttaaaaactttatGGCAAAAACTTGAAACTCTTTCTATGGAACATAAGGAAACTGTTCAAGAGTACTTGGGTAGAGTGTCTACCATTGTGAATCAGATGAAGGCTTATGGTGAGTTATCCACCAATGAGAGCATCGTGAGCAAGGTGCTGAGGAGTCTGTCATCACAGTTTGAGTATGTAGTTCCAGAAATCATTGAGTCAAATGATCTGAGACATACACATGTGATGAATTGATGAGTTCTTTGTTGGCTCATGAAGATCGGCTTAGCAAAGCCTATGAGAAAGCTTTTCAAATGAATGAAGATTCTTCAGAAAATGGAAGATCTGAGTATTATGGAAACCAAGGCAGAGGTGGATATCATGGTCGAGGCCATGGTTATGGAAGAGGAAGGGGTGGATTCAATGAACAGAATCAACACCAAGGTTCATACGAATATCAAGGTTATCACAACAGTGGATACGAGGATCAAAGTCAGTTCAAGAGCAATATTCAGTGTAGGTATTGCAAGAAGTTTGGGCACAAGGAGGCTGAGTGCTGGTCCAAACAAAGTAATGagcaaaaatcaaattttgctCAAGATGTTGAAGAAGAGAGTAAGCTATTCATGACGCATTCTACTTGCACAAGTGTGTCTGATGTGGTATGGTTTTTGGATTGTGGTTGTTCCAATCACATGGCTGGttgacatggtatcagagcgtaGCCACACCCCGAACCATTAATCCGGCCCAGAAAGAGGTCCGATCATCCCACTAGCTGATGGTCCATAGAAGGTTCAGTTCCGCCGAGATTGTTAGAAAAAAGAATTGTCTCAGAGGGGGTATGATGGATTCAGCGAGATTAATGGTTATACGCACCATTATTTCGAAGGAGGTTGTTGGAGAGAAGTCCCACATTCAAAATATGTAAGGGACTTGATATATATGGGACTTGGGCCACTCCACTTACCGctaattgattttaagttggaagtACAGAAAACTTGACAGAAGCAGAAATGTTTCTTGAGTGGCAGATTGCAATAAAACAGGAGATGAAATCTATGGAGAAGAATTCTACATGGGAGTTCTGCATAAAGAAAAAGCAAGGAGAAGATGGAATCTTTGCATGTCAGAAGAAGTATGGTGTTGCTTTGGTGAAGAAGTTCAACATATATGGTTGTGAGAAGGCACTCACGacaaatgattatggtatgtggTTTTCGAACTTGTTCAATTTCAAGTTTGTTGGTTGGACAGACAGCGACTAGGCAGTAAGTTTGGATAATATGAAAAGCAATTTGGAAAATTGCTTTAGTTTTGGTTCTGGTGCTGTTATTTGGAGTTCAAAGAACCAAGAAACTGTGGCACTATCATCAACTGAAGCAGAGTATGTGGCAGAAGAAGCAACAACAAGGCAAGTTCTATGTTTAAGGAAGTTACTAGCTAATTTCTGTGTTGAACAAGTTGAAGCTACAGAGATAGCGTTTCATGGCAGTATCAAGAAGTTTGGAGTGTGCAAATTTGAATCAAAGGGGAGTGTTGATTGATTCAAAGTCAATTTAGAATCTAGGAACAATGGGGGTTTGTGGTTTAACTTAACGTGGGTTGTTTCCTAGTTAttaggagtttttttttttactatcatAGGTAAAGGGTAGTTATctatttctttataaattcagtattttgaaattgtgttttttAAGCTTTTCAATCAACATAATATTTTAGCTTCCTTTCTCTGAAATCTCTCAGAAATTGTCCAACTAACATCTAAATACAGCCCCAATATCTGTAAGCCTCTAGACGTTTCCCGGCAATATAAACCGGCTAAAAGAAATCTTTCTGCATTCATTAAGAAGTTGAAGAGATTCTTTTTTAGTAAGTTTGTAGAAATTTTAGTCTAACTAAAAAATTACAATGATTAAACCACTCTAAAATCTCGTATAAAACTATcagatttaatatttattttaactaaatatatattaaaaactctaaaataactaaaaaatcgCTAAATTCACaacttcaaaatatttcaaCAACAATGAAATTCAAAGTGATTTATCAAATAACAAATTCAACgagaaaatttctaaaagaaattaaatttatattttgataacaGTGCCTTTTAGTACAAATCACATCAAacttattttgattaaaaacatcTCCTAAATGAAAATGTCAATTTTCCTTTGTCAATTATAAACCGGCTATCGGAACAAGAGATACAAGAGCATAATTAACGTTGTATCTTAGATAGGTATCTTAGGATAactatgatttaatttttttttgcaattaacAGAAGGGACATCTCTTGATTAGGCGATGCAAGAACCGTGTCTTAGCATACACGTGTTGATGGtggaaaaaaaaagcaatgtctttctctcttctcttcctctctctctctcttctcttcctctccgtttcttcttcttcttccagattGATTCTCAATCACTCTATTatatttgattgattgaatttagtttttgattgatttagaatcGGGAAAACGAATTACTCGTTAAAGCCATTGATCGGACCTCCGTTTGGATGTCTGCTCGAAGTCGAAACCAGAGAAGATGGTTCTTTCCTCTCTAGCATTCTTCCCATCAAAAAGGTTTAgtcttttttctcaaaatcacaTTAAAGAAtcgtttttttgtttctatGGTTATAATGTTTGGTTATAGATTTTATTGAATTGATGTTTTGGTCATAGACCTTTGCTTGGTTTATGGAGGTGGGATGATGGGGAATCCAGCTTTAGCGGCAGCGGCTGGTGGAGGCCTATGTTGCACCGAGACGGATACGGGGACGGAATCGGGCACGGGAAACCGCAAAACTAAAAATGTAAAGATAGGGGTACGGCATATATGtgtctatataaatatatataatatctataAGTTTAAACTATAAACAAGTCAAACTATAATTTCAACTTAAAAGTAGAGCAAAGAACGTAAATTCACAACCATAAACTAAAAACAGAGCAAAGAACATATAGACACGATCATAAAGTTAACAAAACAGAGAACATTTTATATAACCACAAGCAGTAACCATTAGGTAATTAAAATATTGGAGTTATAATAGAGAAATGTCACGGAAACGTTTCCTCGCCGTCCCCACCGTGTCCCCGTCTCGGAAACGTAACGAGTAACGCTTCATAGGTGGAGGCTACATGTATCCGATGTTGGCTAGCGTGTTGGGTCAGATGGGTAGGATTGGTGATCCGGGAGCACTTGGGGCTTACTTTAGAGGAGGTCAGAGTCTTCCTACTGCTTATTCTGATTCAGATACTGGGAGAAAAGGGAATGGTAAAGATTCAGAAGCTGGTGGTGGTTCGTTTCAGGGCTACTCAAACTATTAATGGTACGCTTACTTGTTACCTCTAGTGTTGTTAGCAAAGACGCAACATATATTGTTTAGCTATTAGGCGTATTAAGCAGATAAAATTGATTAAGGCTGTTGAGGTGGTTTAGCATTGTCATTAACGGCCTAAATGAATCTTACTTGGACTGCTTTTCAAGATTTTGATGACAAGATGATGTGTCGCACGGCACCGACCatgcttttgtttttctttatttcagTACCGTTTCAGTCTccatttggtttttggttttcctttaTTTCTTTACAGCTTCTGATTTTACCATTCTGTTATTGGTTTTGTAAGATTGGTGATGGCGGCAGGGATGAAAGTTGTTTGAGCTTTGTTTTCATTCAGTTgcatattttgtttaatttattggCTTATTTTGGGGGTTTTTAATGTTGCACTGAGTTTTATTATTTGATCGTCCACTATCTCTCCACTCATCTGGTTTTGGTATCAATGTCCTCAAATTAACAGTCACGCTAAAGCATGAGCTGCTCGTGCTGTTTCTCATTCATGTGTTTATTCTCTGTACTTTTGATTTTCATATTGGTTTGATGTTTGTTTGTCCCTttgatttcttttgttttcattttggttttccgtgtgttgttttgtttgttcttatgtttttgatgtttggtttgttttcttGAACTCAAACTTTGCAGatgataatagtttttttttaagaacccttaattaaaaaactaaaaatgttgATGTCTCTTAACTAAGTTCTTAACttacatttataattaaaaaactcATTAAGAAATCCTAATGGGATTGTTGGGTTAACCATGCTCTAAATGTCAATCATGCATAATTTCCCGACTTTTCTTGAAAAGTTGGAATGCATTGTTTATAATTGACTCGAAAGACCGACCAATAGCAAAGAACTGTGACTCACTGGTTCAACCAAATCGGAGATGGCGCCGTTTACCGCAGCGGAGGAATAAACTCTTCCGGAGTGACTACAGCCGAGCTGATGCCGAAGCACGTAGCGGTTGAAATGGACGGAAACGGAAGGTGGACGAAGAATCAAGGTTTTCAACCTTGGGACGGTCACAGAGTCGGCGTTGAAGCTTTGCGAGCTTTGCGGTAGATGGGGAGTCCAAGTCTTTACAGTCTTCGCCTTTTCTAACGATAACCTAAAGTATGACCTGTTTGAATATGCCCTAGATTTTCTAGGGTATATCTTTTGCTCTGTGGAACCCATCTGGTACCTAATATCCCTGCTGATCGAGATTGATTTCTTGTTGAGTTTGTTCGAGACACTCAAATCAGAGCTTGTAAATTTAGCCAATTAACTATGGTATGATCAGAAAATCCATCAAATTGTTTTTGTGATGCGTGTGTCACAAGTCTGCTATAATCTTCTTGAGTGTAGGAACAATGTTCGTATCTCTATCATTGGAGACTCCTCGAAACTTCCAAAATCTCTTTTA
This genomic stretch from Brassica napus cultivar Da-Ae chromosome C9, Da-Ae, whole genome shotgun sequence harbors:
- the LOC106440566 gene encoding dehydrodolichyl diphosphate synthase 5-like; this translates as MVYMFSIVLTFFALVLIPGLFISRRLSVPLSFRNILRFIKLTASRNEDEEERNDKRGTIMGEKRLPKHVAIILDGNRRWAKKRGLGTSKGHKAGARKLMENVKDCFSMGINTVSLFAFSTENWARPEDEVNGLMFMFEEYLRSERHVFRREKMKISFIGNRTKIPQSLLGLIRETEEATKSYEGKHLIIAIDYSGKFDILQACKSLAKKAKNGLIQVEDIDEGMMDKELMTNCSEFPNPDLLIRTSGEQRISNFFLWQSAYSELYFPNVLWPDFGNAEYLDAFTWYQQRQRRFGRRI